In a single window of the bacterium genome:
- a CDS encoding O-antigen ligase family protein, which translates to MILIAVAALFGGLFLFKYPFWGAVGVAFAAGSNVSSFLPSVVSPIILLSLSAVLARKLLRSELSVYMPPVFLWGILLFTWHTTTILWGGAYDQIQPLHYVRLILIMLAVLWCIETPKQLIIVMAAAALGIVFSVAVTIHGLIGFFSSGALVQSEAAAGRVSEARFFGTWTDPNIMGQSIVPILALCFAFFRSRLSFWLRCLAVVTMVVGILGVLLSLSRGAMVLTATALVLMVWADKYRWVFAGMVSLMIALMLIIIPSDVVGRATSLGKGTQDRSLSQRAEMVRGGIHLIERSFPFGVGAGNIQTYSADYSLSLRKGIVAHNGYVDILVESGLIGLVLLLGAYASSARSIRIRVWRTRPGDLEQNTGIALLISLVAVVMVNIFSSYWSYDLLWFILALIAARSHVFRREPKIVLA; encoded by the coding sequence TTTTGGGGTGCAGTTGGAGTAGCATTTGCGGCCGGGTCTAATGTCTCATCGTTTCTGCCTTCTGTTGTTTCTCCAATAATTCTTCTAAGTCTGAGCGCGGTGCTGGCACGCAAGCTTCTTAGATCAGAACTCAGTGTCTACATGCCACCCGTGTTCTTATGGGGTATTCTGCTGTTTACATGGCATACTACAACGATTCTTTGGGGCGGCGCATATGATCAAATTCAACCATTGCATTACGTTCGACTCATCCTAATCATGTTGGCCGTATTATGGTGCATCGAAACACCGAAACAACTGATTATCGTGATGGCTGCCGCCGCGCTGGGGATAGTCTTCTCAGTTGCCGTCACAATTCATGGTCTCATCGGTTTCTTTTCCTCAGGAGCATTGGTACAATCAGAGGCAGCAGCTGGCAGAGTGTCAGAAGCACGCTTCTTCGGTACTTGGACCGATCCAAACATCATGGGGCAATCCATTGTTCCAATTCTTGCTTTGTGTTTCGCTTTCTTCAGAAGTCGATTATCTTTCTGGCTTCGGTGCCTGGCTGTTGTCACCATGGTTGTGGGTATTCTCGGTGTATTGCTTTCTTTATCGCGTGGTGCCATGGTACTCACTGCAACAGCATTGGTATTAATGGTCTGGGCGGACAAATACCGTTGGGTATTTGCCGGCATGGTGAGTCTGATGATAGCTTTGATGCTCATTATCATACCTTCCGATGTAGTTGGACGTGCTACTTCATTGGGAAAAGGCACACAGGATAGATCACTAAGCCAAAGAGCTGAGATGGTTCGTGGAGGAATACACCTTATTGAGAGATCATTTCCTTTTGGTGTTGGCGCCGGCAACATTCAGACCTACTCGGCTGACTACTCGCTCTCACTCCGTAAAGGGATTGTGGCTCATAATGGCTATGTTGACATTCTCGTTGAGTCAGGTCTTATAGGCCTGGTGCTTTTACTTGGTGCCTATGCGTCTTCAGCCAGATCCATTCGGATAAGAGTATGGCGCACTCGCCCTGGTGATCTTGAACAGAATACGGGGATTGCCTTATTGATTTCATTGGTGGCTGTGGTCATGGTAAATATATTTAGCAGCTATTGGAGTTATGATCTATTGTGGTTCATTCTCGCGCTTATTGCCGCAAGATCGCATGTTTTCCGACGCGAGCCGAAGATCGTTTTGGCTTGA
- a CDS encoding sugar transferase: MSHSRLWSLLLFLDIILLQLAFFGVYWWRFQSGQFVNPVSFQPGELLIPSLIVCGYWVLLLAWFGLYRFDPLQSRAVAAARSFRAAAVGALILFILTFNPQRPLPSSRIILAAYGMAIFLIVSGNRVGLLTILREFRIRGIGAFRTLLVGRGSRADTLLKYLEVHPGLGLHIAGFVGSPSSAAPSQPVRYLGNYSLLRKLLRHGAYQAVLLAPDDEDERQLGRIVRLLQDLRVRAFISADQYRLLIGQVKPTRIPGHPLVDVRPELLSLTERALKRLTDIVISASMLLITLPLWILLAILIPLDSPGSIFYSQRRVGRNGRTFRLYKFRSMIRNAEKHTGPVLTQQNDPRITPIGQVIRRTRLDELPQLINVLSGRMSMVGPRPERVEFVKRFVREIPLYERRLNVKPGITGWSQVHLRYDSRADQIAVKLQHDFFYIENMSLPLDLRILFMTLFVVLRGEGL; this comes from the coding sequence ATGAGCCACTCGCGACTATGGTCACTACTACTTTTTTTGGATATCATTCTCCTCCAGCTAGCTTTCTTCGGCGTCTACTGGTGGCGATTCCAAAGCGGGCAGTTTGTCAATCCGGTTTCCTTTCAGCCGGGGGAGTTGTTGATACCCAGCTTGATTGTCTGCGGATACTGGGTGCTGCTCCTGGCGTGGTTCGGATTGTATCGTTTCGATCCTCTGCAGTCGCGGGCCGTCGCCGCCGCCCGATCTTTCAGAGCGGCCGCTGTGGGCGCCTTGATTCTCTTTATCCTGACCTTCAATCCGCAGCGCCCCCTGCCAAGTTCACGGATTATTCTTGCCGCCTACGGTATGGCGATCTTTCTCATTGTCAGCGGCAATCGCGTCGGCCTACTGACCATCCTGCGCGAATTCCGCATCCGTGGCATCGGTGCGTTCCGCACGCTCCTGGTCGGCAGGGGATCACGGGCGGACACTCTCTTGAAGTATTTGGAAGTTCACCCCGGTCTCGGTCTCCACATCGCGGGGTTTGTCGGCAGCCCGTCGAGTGCGGCACCATCTCAACCGGTACGCTATCTTGGAAATTATTCCCTTCTGCGGAAGTTGCTTCGACACGGAGCCTATCAAGCCGTCCTGCTTGCTCCGGATGATGAAGACGAACGGCAGCTCGGTCGGATCGTGCGATTGCTGCAAGATCTCCGCGTACGCGCGTTCATTTCAGCCGATCAGTATCGGCTGCTCATCGGTCAGGTAAAGCCGACTCGCATTCCCGGTCACCCACTGGTGGATGTACGGCCGGAATTGCTGTCGCTGACAGAACGCGCCCTCAAACGGTTGACGGACATCGTGATCAGCGCGAGTATGCTGCTGATTACCCTGCCGCTGTGGATCTTGCTCGCGATTCTCATCCCGTTGGATTCGCCCGGCTCAATCTTCTACAGCCAGCGGCGCGTAGGTCGCAACGGGCGAACGTTCCGCCTCTACAAGTTCCGTTCGATGATACGCAACGCCGAGAAACACACCGGACCCGTTCTGACGCAACAGAATGATCCGCGTATTACGCCCATCGGTCAAGTGATTCGTCGCACCCGGCTCGATGAGCTCCCCCAACTTATCAACGTGTTGTCGGGCCGGATGAGCATGGTGGGACCGCGGCCGGAACGCGTGGAATTCGTCAAGCGTTTCGTCAGGGAAATCCCCCTCTATGAACGCCGCCTGAACGTGAAACCGGGAATCACCGGCTGGTCGCAGGTTCATCTCCGCTACGACAGTCGTGCCGATCAGATCGCCGTAAAATTGCAGCATGACTTCTTCTACATCGAGAACATGTCCTTGCCGCTCGACCTGAGAATTCTGTTCATGACTCTATTCGTCGTTCTTCGCGGCGAGGGACTCTGA